In Populus nigra chromosome 10, ddPopNigr1.1, whole genome shotgun sequence, the following proteins share a genomic window:
- the LOC133704816 gene encoding uncharacterized protein LOC133704816 isoform X3 has translation MFSSGASTPRASASPARSMGPLTQHLSLDPVTMGDPKNTRTGELKRAFGISLGSATEDNSFGAAHSKPPPAVDVEELKRIRAGVLDDYRKSRNRAKMWNEYLLRLQKFPEDLNSKNQQRSEILMNERSGGSNFLKMGTQIHRNPSDLGTQRLEDRTKTIVLNKRVRSSVAESRADGRSNTVPRQPLVTGKDRDIHRDGEVSNLTEEKVRRLPAGGEGWDKKMKKKRSVGTVFTRTIDSDGEVKRVMHHKFNNEQSLQSYDAQGFRSGSFNGSSGMNKVDGISSSANSNTRAIPKESEKVSLTRDYAAGMNKERLVVKANNKVNITEDNKHTVSPSPVTKGKASRTPRTSSLMAASTSTNTPLSPGGFDGWEQPPAITKVNSVGGPNNRKRPMPTGSSSPPMAKWVGQRPQKISRTRRVNVVSPVSNHDEGQMSSERGHVSDFATRVTSGIDGPPLAKDVLNGTTQVRVKHENVSSPSRLSESEESGENREGKPKDKRTGSGGVEERSLNQNAVPSVLVTKKNKTLGREDTGDGVRRQGRTGRGPSSRTNISPMREKLENPASTKPLRHTRPISDKSGSKTGRPPLKKISDRKAFTRLGQIPIIGSPDFSGESDDDREELLAAANFACNASYLSCSGSFWKKMEPVFAPICSGDSSYLKQQLKSVEDLHKRLYEMFDCSNNSGDFVLEEDIPSQLIHEESERNLQDQDPPKKLARTSDLVDPKQDNSAVCGGSRTRNKVTPLYQRVLSALIVEDGSEEFAENSGGRNISFQCTGDSSPGDDCLSVDFEPGSTNGIDFNYESMLGFQHQKQSSVDGFSCNGNSTVNRISGFHNNSYIDHLVQGGNGFMHSKTGMFPGSFENNDEKSTIHSNAISMSAYDCQYGQLGLEDKLLMELQSVGLYPETVPDLADGEDEVINEDIIELQKKLQQVGKKEHLDNLTRAVEEGRELQEWPLEQVAMDRLVELAHRKQLATKGNNASKFGVPKVSKQVALAFTRRTLAKCRKFEDTGKSCFCEPPLRDVIFAAPRAIVVESTSCIQDPGASGSFTGRADRHDLHNDKFGRGVSLDHDFARTGPLLNRGRKKELLLDDVGGNALFKTTSSLGNTQLGGAKGKRSERERDKDVLARNSVTRAGRASQSNIKGDRKTKSKPKQKIAQLSASGDGIINKFKETGSHKKREAGATSKGSNPVDSLKKSRGATNIAEFQDLDSIELHEGNDFSDTQDLNSLFDGLPENDFAGEILLDDLPLQIPMDDLSMIL, from the exons ATGTTCAGTTCTGGGGCAAGTACACCCAGGGCTTCTGCTTCACCAGCAAGGAGCATGGGCCCACTTACTCAACATCTGTCGTTGGATCCGGTTActatgggggacccaaaaaaTACTCGAACAGGCGAGTTAAAGAGGGCTTTTGGGATATCTCTTGGGAGTGCTACAGAAGATAATTCTTTTGGAGCTGCTCATTCAAAGCCACCCCCTGCAGTAGATGTAGAGGAACTGAAGCGGATCAGAGCAGGTGTATTAGATGACTATCGGAAGTCTAG gaATAGAGCAAAAATGTGGAATGAATACTTGCTAAGACTTCAAAAATTCCCAGAAGATTTAAATTCAAAGAATCAACAACGAAGTGAGATTCTAATGAATGAAAGATCTGGTGGTTCAAATTTTTTGAAGATGGGAACGCAGATTCATCGAAACCCTTCAGACCTTGGGACTCAAAGATTAGAGGACAGGACTAAGACTATTGTTTTGAATAAGCGTGTTCGCTCTTCTGTAGCAGAATCACGG GCTGATGGCCGAAGCAATACAGTTCCGAGGCAGCCTTTGGTGACAGGAAAAGACAGAGATATACACAGGGATGGTGAAGTTTCTAATCTTACTGAAGAAAAGGTCCGTAGGCTACCTGCTGGAGGGGAAGGGTGGgacaaaaagatgaaaaagaaacGTTCTGTTGGCACTGTTTTTACCAGAACAATAGACAGTGACGGGGAAGTTAAACGAGTGATGCATCATAAGTTTAATAATGAACAGAGTCTGCAGTCTTATGATGCCCAAGGCTTCAG GTCAGGATCTTTTAATGGGAGTAGTGGCATGAACAAGGTAGATGGAATTTCATCATCTGCTAATTCAAATACCCGTGCCATTCCCAAGGAATCAGAAAAAGTTTCTTTGACAAGGGATTATGCTGCTGGCATGAATAAGGAGCGACTTGTAGTGAAAGCAAACAATAA GGTAAATATCACAGAGGACAATAAGCACACAGTGAGTCCAAGTCCAGTGACAAAAGGAAAGGCTTCCAGGACACCTCGAACAAGCTCATTAATGGCAGCAAGTACATCTACTAATACTCCCCTCTCACCTGGGGGTTTTGATGGTTGGGAACAACCACCAGCCATAACCAAGGTCAATTCAGTTGGGGGGCCTAATAATCGCAAGCGTCCCATGCCTACAGGGTCATCATCTCCTCCAATGGCTAAATGGGTTGGTCAGAGACCACAAAAAATATCTCGTACCAGAAGGGTGAATGTAGTGTCTCCCGTCTCTAATCATGATGAAGGGCAGATGTCATCAGAAAGAGGACATGTTTCTGATTTTGCCACTCGAGTGACTTCTGGGATTGATGGGCCTCCTCTTGCCAAGGATGTGCTTAATGGAACCACACAAGTCAGAgtgaaacatgaaaatgtttcaTCTCCATCAAGATTATCTGAAAGTGAAGAATCTGGTGAAAATCGTGAGGGTAAGCCCAAGGACAAGAGAACAGGTAGTGGTGGGGTAGAGGAGAGATCGCTGAATCAGAATGCTGTTCCTTCTGTATTGGTTACAAAGAAGAATAAAACACTTGGTAGGGAAGACACTGGTGATGGTGTGCGAAGACAAGGAAGGACTGGTCGGGGTCCATCTTCTAGGACAAACATTTCACCAATGAGGGAGAAGTTGGAGAATCCAGCCTCGACCAAACCACTAAGACATACGAGGCCCATTTCAGACAAGAGCGGAAG CAAGACAGGTCGTCctcctcttaaaaaaatatcagatcGCAAGGCCTTCACTCGACTTGGGCAAATACCAATAATTGGTTCCCCAGATTTCTCAG gtgaATCGGATGACGATCGCGAAGAACTCTTAGCTGCTGCAAATTTTGCTTGCAATGCCAGCT ATCTTTCCTGTTCTGGTTCTTTTTGGAAGAAAATGGAGCCAGTTTTTGCTCCCATCTGCTCTGGGGATTCATCCTACTTGAAGCAACAG TTGAAGTCTGTGGAGGATCTCCACAAGAGATTATATGAGATGTTTGACTGCAGCAATAATTCG GGTGATTTTGTGCTTGAAGAAGACATTCCATCCCAACTTATTCATGAAGAAAGTGAGAGAAACTTGCAGGACCAGGATCCACCAAAAAAGTTGGCGAGGACTTCAGATTTGGTAGATCCAAAACAGGACAATAGTGCTGTATGTGGAGGCTCAAGAACAAGAAACAAAGTTACTCCACTGTACCAGAGAGTGTTGTCTGCTCTGATTGTAGAAGATGGGTCAGAAGAATTTGCAGAAAACAGTGGAGGGagaaatatttcttttcaatgtaCTGGAGATAGTTCTCCAGGTGATGATTGTCTCTCAGTGGATTTTGAGCCCGGGAGCACAAATggcattgattttaattatgaatcTATGTTGGGTTTTCAACATCAGAAGCAATCTTCCGTTGATGGTTTTTCTTGTAATGGAAATAGTACTGTTAATAGGATCAGTGGTTTTCACAATAATTCCTATATTGATCATTTGGTGCAAGGAGGTAATGGATTTATGCACTCAAAAACCGGAATGTTCCCTGGGAGTTTTGAGAATAATGATGAGAAATCAACCATACATTCAAATGCCATCAGCATGTCTGCATATGATTGCCAATATGGGCAACTAGGCCTGGAGGACAAACTCTTGATGGAGCTGCAGAGTGTTGGATTATATCCAGAAACAGTG CCTGATCTAGCAGATGGAGAGGATGAAGTGATTAATGAAGATATTATTGAGCTCCAGAAGAAACTTCAACAG GTTGGTAAAAAGGAACACTTGGACAATTTAACTAGAGCTGTTGAGGAGGGAAGGGAGTTGCAAGAATG GCCCCTTGAGCAGGTTGCAATGGATAGGCTTGTTGAATTGGCTCACAGAAAGCAGTTG GCCACCAAAGGAAATAATGCTTCAAAATTTGGGGTTCCAAAGGTTTCGAAACAAGTTGCCTTGGCTTTTACAAGGAGGACTCTTGCTAAATGTAGAAAATTTGAAGATACAGGCAAGAGTTGTTTTTGTGAGCCCCCCCTTCGAGATGTCATTTTCGCTGCACCTCGTGCAATTGTTGTGGAGTCCACAAGCTGTATTCAGGATCCTGGGGCTTCAG GCTCTTTCACTGGTAGAGCTGATAGGCATGATCTTCACAACGATAAATTTGGCAGGGGTGTATCATTAGACCATGATTTTGCCAGAACTGGACCATTATTGAACAGAGGGAGGAAGAAGGAACTACTGCTTGACGATGTTGGTGGTAATGCATTGTTCAAAACCACATCATCTCTTGGTAATACTCAGCTGGGTGGAGCCAAGGGAAAGAGAAGCGAGAGAGAAAGGGACAAGGATGTATTAGCTAGAAATTCTGTCACCAGAGCTGGTCGTGCTTCTCAGAGCAATATCAAGGGTGAccgtaaaacaaaatcaaaacccaagcAGAAGATTGCTCAGCTATCAGCTTCTGGAGATGGAATTATCAACAAGTTCAAAGAAACAGGTAGCCATAAGAAAAGAGAAGCTGGGGCAACATCCAAGGGTTCAAATCCTGTAGATTCATTGAAAAAAAGCAGAGGAGCGACAAACATTGCTGAGTTCCAAGATTTAGACTCTATAGAACTACACGAGGGCAATGATTTCAGTGACACTCAGGATCTgaatagtttgtttgatgggtTGCCAGAAAACGACTTTGCGGGTGAAATTCTACTTGATGACTTGCCCCTTCAAATTCCTatggacgacctttcaatgatTCTATAA
- the LOC133704816 gene encoding uncharacterized protein LOC133704816 isoform X4, whose product MWNEYLLRLQKFPEDLNSKNQQRSEILMNERSGGSNFLKMGTQIHRNPSDLGTQRLEDRTKTIVLNKRVRSSVAESRADGRSNTVPRQPLVTGKDRDIHRDGEVSNLTEEKVRRLPAGGEGWDKKMKKKRSVGTVFTRTIDSDGEVKRVMHHKFNNEQSLQSYDAQGFRSGSFNGSSGMNKVDGISSSANSNTRAIPKESEKVSLTRDYAAGMNKERLVVKANNKVNITEDNKHTVSPSPVTKGKASRTPRTSSLMAASTSTNTPLSPGGFDGWEQPPAITKVNSVGGPNNRKRPMPTGSSSPPMAKWVGQRPQKISRTRRVNVVSPVSNHDEGQMSSERGHVSDFATRVTSGIDGPPLAKDVLNGTTQVRVKHENVSSPSRLSESEESGENREGKPKDKRTGSGGVEERSLNQNAVPSVLVTKKNKTLGREDTGDGVRRQGRTGRGPSSRTNISPMREKLENPASTKPLRHTRPISDKSGSKTGRPPLKKISDRKAFTRLGQIPIIGSPDFSGESDDDREELLAAANFACNASYLSCSGSFWKKMEPVFAPICSGDSSYLKQQLKSVEDLHKRLYEMFDCSNNSGDFVLEEDIPSQLIHEESERNLQDQDPPKKLARTSDLVDPKQDNSAVCGGSRTRNKVTPLYQRVLSALIVEDGSEEFAENSGGRNISFQCTGDSSPGDDCLSVDFEPGSTNGIDFNYESMLGFQHQKQSSVDGFSCNGNSTVNRISGFHNNSYIDHLVQGGNGFMHSKTGMFPGSFENNDEKSTIHSNAISMSAYDCQYGQLGLEDKLLMELQSVGLYPETVPDLADGEDEVINEDIIELQKKLQQVGKKEHLDNLTRAVEEGRELQEWPLEQVAMDRLVELAHRKQLATKGNNASKFGVPKVSKQVALAFTRRTLAKCRKFEDTGKSCFCEPPLRDVIFAAPRAIVVESTSCIQDPGASGSFTGRADRHDLHNDKFGRGVSLDHDFARTGPLLNRGRKKELLLDDVGGNALFKTTSSLGNTQLGGAKGKRSERERDKDVLARNSVTRAGRASQSNIKGDRKTKSKPKQKIAQLSASGDGIINKFKETGSHKKREAGATSKGSNPVDSLKKSRGATNIAEFQDLDSIELHEGNDFSDTQDLNSLFDGLPENDFAGEILLDDLPLQIPMDDLSMIL is encoded by the exons ATGTGGAATGAATACTTGCTAAGACTTCAAAAATTCCCAGAAGATTTAAATTCAAAGAATCAACAACGAAGTGAGATTCTAATGAATGAAAGATCTGGTGGTTCAAATTTTTTGAAGATGGGAACGCAGATTCATCGAAACCCTTCAGACCTTGGGACTCAAAGATTAGAGGACAGGACTAAGACTATTGTTTTGAATAAGCGTGTTCGCTCTTCTGTAGCAGAATCACGG GCTGATGGCCGAAGCAATACAGTTCCGAGGCAGCCTTTGGTGACAGGAAAAGACAGAGATATACACAGGGATGGTGAAGTTTCTAATCTTACTGAAGAAAAGGTCCGTAGGCTACCTGCTGGAGGGGAAGGGTGGgacaaaaagatgaaaaagaaacGTTCTGTTGGCACTGTTTTTACCAGAACAATAGACAGTGACGGGGAAGTTAAACGAGTGATGCATCATAAGTTTAATAATGAACAGAGTCTGCAGTCTTATGATGCCCAAGGCTTCAG GTCAGGATCTTTTAATGGGAGTAGTGGCATGAACAAGGTAGATGGAATTTCATCATCTGCTAATTCAAATACCCGTGCCATTCCCAAGGAATCAGAAAAAGTTTCTTTGACAAGGGATTATGCTGCTGGCATGAATAAGGAGCGACTTGTAGTGAAAGCAAACAATAA GGTAAATATCACAGAGGACAATAAGCACACAGTGAGTCCAAGTCCAGTGACAAAAGGAAAGGCTTCCAGGACACCTCGAACAAGCTCATTAATGGCAGCAAGTACATCTACTAATACTCCCCTCTCACCTGGGGGTTTTGATGGTTGGGAACAACCACCAGCCATAACCAAGGTCAATTCAGTTGGGGGGCCTAATAATCGCAAGCGTCCCATGCCTACAGGGTCATCATCTCCTCCAATGGCTAAATGGGTTGGTCAGAGACCACAAAAAATATCTCGTACCAGAAGGGTGAATGTAGTGTCTCCCGTCTCTAATCATGATGAAGGGCAGATGTCATCAGAAAGAGGACATGTTTCTGATTTTGCCACTCGAGTGACTTCTGGGATTGATGGGCCTCCTCTTGCCAAGGATGTGCTTAATGGAACCACACAAGTCAGAgtgaaacatgaaaatgtttcaTCTCCATCAAGATTATCTGAAAGTGAAGAATCTGGTGAAAATCGTGAGGGTAAGCCCAAGGACAAGAGAACAGGTAGTGGTGGGGTAGAGGAGAGATCGCTGAATCAGAATGCTGTTCCTTCTGTATTGGTTACAAAGAAGAATAAAACACTTGGTAGGGAAGACACTGGTGATGGTGTGCGAAGACAAGGAAGGACTGGTCGGGGTCCATCTTCTAGGACAAACATTTCACCAATGAGGGAGAAGTTGGAGAATCCAGCCTCGACCAAACCACTAAGACATACGAGGCCCATTTCAGACAAGAGCGGAAG CAAGACAGGTCGTCctcctcttaaaaaaatatcagatcGCAAGGCCTTCACTCGACTTGGGCAAATACCAATAATTGGTTCCCCAGATTTCTCAG gtgaATCGGATGACGATCGCGAAGAACTCTTAGCTGCTGCAAATTTTGCTTGCAATGCCAGCT ATCTTTCCTGTTCTGGTTCTTTTTGGAAGAAAATGGAGCCAGTTTTTGCTCCCATCTGCTCTGGGGATTCATCCTACTTGAAGCAACAG TTGAAGTCTGTGGAGGATCTCCACAAGAGATTATATGAGATGTTTGACTGCAGCAATAATTCG GGTGATTTTGTGCTTGAAGAAGACATTCCATCCCAACTTATTCATGAAGAAAGTGAGAGAAACTTGCAGGACCAGGATCCACCAAAAAAGTTGGCGAGGACTTCAGATTTGGTAGATCCAAAACAGGACAATAGTGCTGTATGTGGAGGCTCAAGAACAAGAAACAAAGTTACTCCACTGTACCAGAGAGTGTTGTCTGCTCTGATTGTAGAAGATGGGTCAGAAGAATTTGCAGAAAACAGTGGAGGGagaaatatttcttttcaatgtaCTGGAGATAGTTCTCCAGGTGATGATTGTCTCTCAGTGGATTTTGAGCCCGGGAGCACAAATggcattgattttaattatgaatcTATGTTGGGTTTTCAACATCAGAAGCAATCTTCCGTTGATGGTTTTTCTTGTAATGGAAATAGTACTGTTAATAGGATCAGTGGTTTTCACAATAATTCCTATATTGATCATTTGGTGCAAGGAGGTAATGGATTTATGCACTCAAAAACCGGAATGTTCCCTGGGAGTTTTGAGAATAATGATGAGAAATCAACCATACATTCAAATGCCATCAGCATGTCTGCATATGATTGCCAATATGGGCAACTAGGCCTGGAGGACAAACTCTTGATGGAGCTGCAGAGTGTTGGATTATATCCAGAAACAGTG CCTGATCTAGCAGATGGAGAGGATGAAGTGATTAATGAAGATATTATTGAGCTCCAGAAGAAACTTCAACAG GTTGGTAAAAAGGAACACTTGGACAATTTAACTAGAGCTGTTGAGGAGGGAAGGGAGTTGCAAGAATG GCCCCTTGAGCAGGTTGCAATGGATAGGCTTGTTGAATTGGCTCACAGAAAGCAGTTG GCCACCAAAGGAAATAATGCTTCAAAATTTGGGGTTCCAAAGGTTTCGAAACAAGTTGCCTTGGCTTTTACAAGGAGGACTCTTGCTAAATGTAGAAAATTTGAAGATACAGGCAAGAGTTGTTTTTGTGAGCCCCCCCTTCGAGATGTCATTTTCGCTGCACCTCGTGCAATTGTTGTGGAGTCCACAAGCTGTATTCAGGATCCTGGGGCTTCAG GCTCTTTCACTGGTAGAGCTGATAGGCATGATCTTCACAACGATAAATTTGGCAGGGGTGTATCATTAGACCATGATTTTGCCAGAACTGGACCATTATTGAACAGAGGGAGGAAGAAGGAACTACTGCTTGACGATGTTGGTGGTAATGCATTGTTCAAAACCACATCATCTCTTGGTAATACTCAGCTGGGTGGAGCCAAGGGAAAGAGAAGCGAGAGAGAAAGGGACAAGGATGTATTAGCTAGAAATTCTGTCACCAGAGCTGGTCGTGCTTCTCAGAGCAATATCAAGGGTGAccgtaaaacaaaatcaaaacccaagcAGAAGATTGCTCAGCTATCAGCTTCTGGAGATGGAATTATCAACAAGTTCAAAGAAACAGGTAGCCATAAGAAAAGAGAAGCTGGGGCAACATCCAAGGGTTCAAATCCTGTAGATTCATTGAAAAAAAGCAGAGGAGCGACAAACATTGCTGAGTTCCAAGATTTAGACTCTATAGAACTACACGAGGGCAATGATTTCAGTGACACTCAGGATCTgaatagtttgtttgatgggtTGCCAGAAAACGACTTTGCGGGTGAAATTCTACTTGATGACTTGCCCCTTCAAATTCCTatggacgacctttcaatgatTCTATAA